The nucleotide sequence CGAGCTTCGTCAGCGCGGCCTTCGGGCTCGCCCGGGTGCGGCTCGCGGCGGGCGACCGCGCCGGAGCCGTACGTACCCTCGAGTCCGTGCCGGAGGCCTCGATCCACTACACGGCGGCCCGGGTGGCGACCGTACGGGCGCGGCTGCGGCGGCGTCCCGCGTGGGAGCCGCTCGGCGCCGATCTGACGGCGGCCGCGGCGCAGGTCTCGGCGCTCCAGGGCTTCGGTCTGGACGCGGTGCGCCGGGAGCGGTTGTCGACCGAGGTCCTCGGGACGGCCCTCGACTGGGTACTCTCCGGGAGTCCCGGTGCGGAACCGGGCGGCGGAACGCTGCTGCTCGGAAGTGAACTGGACGAGCGCGGACTGCGCTTCGGCCTCGAACGCTCGTACCGGGTGCTGGCCCGGCTCGCCCAGCAGGGCGAGGAGAGGATCGAACTGGTGGAGCGGGCCAACCGCTTCCGCCCCCGGACGTGGGTGTGAGGATGTCCCAGAAGCCGAAGCCGTCACACGGACTCACCGCCTGCCCGGACTGCGCGGAGCCCCTGGAGCCGGGTGACCTGTTCTGCGGGGCCTGCGGCCACGACCTGACGGCCGTGGCGGTCGCCGGGGTCGAGCCGGACCGCCCGACCGTGGCCATCGGGACCCCCGTGACCTGGCCGGCCGCCCCGCCCCGTGACCCCGGTTCGCTGTCGACCGCGACCCAGCACCCGGGCGACCTGCCCGGTACCGACTCCGGTGGCCGTGACCTGCCCACGCTGGCGGTGCGCACGGACGGCCCGGTTCCGGCCGGCGCCGACCCCGCCGGGGAGACCACGGCGGGCAGCGGGGACTTCGAGCTCGCCGCGCCGGACCCGCGCGCGGCGGTACGGGCGGCCCCGCACCCCGCGCCGGACGCGAGCCACCCGCGGAACCCGAGCCCGACCCCGCCCCCGCAGCCGAACCACGCGCCGGCGCCGGCCGCACCCGCGGCACCGGCCGTGCCGCCCGCCACACCGTCGGTCCCGGCCGCGCCGCCCATGCCGCCGGCCGCTCCGGCCGTGCCGCCCGCCGCCCCACCGGTCACCGCCGCTCCGGCCGTGCCGCCGGTCCCCGCCGCTCCGGAGGCCGCCGGTGCCGGCCTGTGCGTGGCCTGCCGGGCGGGCCGGGTCGACACCGACGGGTACTGCGAGAACTGCGGGCACGCCCAGCCCCGCGAGCGCGACCACATGGAGCGCGAACTCGACAGCGTCGCCGCGGTCACCGACCGCGGGCTGCGCCATCACCGTAACGAGGACGCGTTCGCCGTCTCGGCGACCACGCTCCCCGACGGCTCCCCCGCCACCGTCGCGATCGTCTGCGACGGCGTGTCCTCGGCGACCCGGCCCGACGAGGCCTCCGCCGCCGCCGCGGAGGCGGCCGGCGCCTCGCTGCTCGCCGCGCTGCCCCGGGGCACCCACCCGCAGCAGGCCATGCACGAGGCGATCGTCGCCGCCGCCGAGGCCGTCAACTCCCTCGCGGACGAGCCGGGTCAGGACGGCGCGGAGCACGATCCGCACCGCCACCGCAACGCCCCGGCCTGCACCATCGTGGGTTCCGTCGTCGCCGACGGACTGCTCGTGGTGGGCTGGGTCGGCGACAGCCGCGCCTACTGGGTGCCGGACGACCGGGCCACCCCGGCCGCCCGGCTCACCGAGGACGACTCGTGGGCCGCGCAGATGGTCGCGGCGGGCCTGATGAACGAGGCCGAGGCGTACGCGGACGAGCGGGCCCACGCGATCACCGGCTGGCTGGGCGCCGACGCGTACGAACTCGACCCGCACACGGTCGCGTTCAAGCCGGACCGGTCCGGCGTCGTCGTGGTCTGCACGGACGGCCTCTGGAACTACGCCGAGGGCGCCGAGGAGATGGCCAGGGTCACTCCGCCCGACGCGGCCGACCGCCCGCTGCACAGCGCCCAGGTCCTCGTGGGCCACGCCCTGGACGGCGGAGGCCACGACAACATCACGGTCGCGCTCGTGCCGTTCACCGTCGCACCCCAAGGGGCAGGATCCGCCTGAGCGGTCGCCGATCCCCGTCCCCTTCACCGCCGTTGTCCGAGGAGCCGTAACAGATGGCGAACTTCTCCAAGTCGACCGTGCCGCAGTTCTCGGTGGACGTCTACCAGAACGAGTTCCTGCCCGAGGGAGGCCGGGACGTCAGCGCCATCGTCACGGTCACCTCGACCGGGGGCGGCACCAGCGGCCGGCAGCTGTCCGCACCGGCGGACGGCGGGGCCGGCGTCGTGATCATGGTCGACTGCTCCGGCTCCATGGACTACCCCGCCACCAAGATGCGCGGCGCCCGGGAGGCGACCGCCGCCGCCGTCGACACCCTGCGGGACGGCACCGCCTTCGCCGTCGTCGCAGGGACGCACCTGGCGAAGGAGGTCTACCCCGGGAACGGCGGCCTCGCGATCGCGGACGCCAGGACCCGGGCCGAGGCCAAGGAGTCGCTGCGCCGGCTGAGCGCGGGCGGCGGCACCGCCATCGGCACCTGGCTGCGGCTCGCGGACCGGCTGCTGTCCTCCGCCGCCCTCACCATCCGGCACGGCATCCTGCTCACCGACGGCCGCAACGAGCACGAGTCGCCCGAGGAGCTGCGCGCCGCGCTCGACGCCTGCGCGGGCCGCTTCACCTGTGACGCCCGCGGGGTGGGCACCGACTGGGAGGTCAAGGAGGTCACCGGGATCGCCTCGGCGCTCCTCGGCACCGCCGACATCGTCGCGGACCCGGCCGCCCTCGCCGCCGACTTCACGGCGATGATGGAGCACGCGATGGGCAAGGGCGTCGCCGACGTCGCCCTGCGCCTGTGGACCCCGGTCGGGGTGGAGATCGCCTTCGTGAAGCAGGTGGCGCCGACGGTCGAGGACCTGACCGGGCGGCGCACGGAGGCGGGACCGCGCGCCGGGGACTACCCGACGGGCTCGTGGGGCGACGAGTCCCGTGACTACCACGTGAGCGTCCGGGTCCCGCAGGCCGCGGTCGGCCAGGAGATGCTCGCCGCCCGGGTCTCGCTGATCGCCCCGGACCCGCTGGGCGGCGATCCGCGGCCGCTGTCCCAAGGACTGGTACGGGCGGTGTGGACGGACGACCTGGCCATGTCGACGTCGATCAATCCGCAGGTCGCGCACTACACGGGCCAGGCCGAGCTGGCGGACGTCATCCAGCAGGGTCTCGATGCCCGCAAATCGGGCGATCACGACGGCGCGACGGCGAAACTGGGCCGCGCGGTGCAGCTCGCGGCGGCCTCCGGCAACGCGGATACGGCGAAACTCCTTTCGAAGGTGGTCGACGTCGTCGACGCGGCGACCGGTACTGTGCGTTTGAAGGCGAAGGTCGCGGAAGCGGACGAGATGACACTCGAGACCCGCTCCACCAAGACCGTTCGCGTCAAGAGGTAGCCCGGCCACCGGGCCGGACGACGAGAGGGGGAAGCACCGACATGCCGACCTGCCCGAACGGACACCAGTCGGTCTCCGACGACTGGTGCGAGGTCTGCGGCCATCGCATGGCCGGGGCGGGTGCGCCGACGGGTGCCGTACCGCCGCCTCCCCCGCCGCCGCCCCCCGCGTACGGATATCCCGGCCCCGACGGCCCCGGCGCCCCGGCCCCCGGTGGCTACGGCGGCCCCGGCGGTCCCGGCGGCCAGGGCGCTCCGCCCGCCGCCCCCGGCGGCTTCGGCCCCGGTGGCGACCCGAACGCGACGGCCCAGGCGGAGCTCTGCCCGCAGTGCCGGACCCCGCGCGAGCACATGGCGCCGTTCTGCGAGGAGTGCCGCTGGAACTTCCTCACGAACACGGCGACCTCCTACACGCCGCTGGCCCCGCAGAACGTCCCGTCGGCGCAGCGCCCGCAGGGCCCGCCGCCCGGTCTGAACCTGCCGCCCGGCTTCCAGTCCACGCCGCCGCCCGCGCAGAACCAGCCGCAGGGCCCCCCGCAGGGACCGCCGCAGGGCCCCCCGCCCGGGCAGCAGCCGGACCCCTTCGGCTACCAGGGTTCGCGGCCCTCGCAGGTGAACCGTCCCGCCGAGCCGCTGGGCAGCGACCCGACGCACCACCAGGCCCCGCCGCAGCGCCCGCAGGGGCAGCAGCCGTCCGGCCCGCCCGGGCAGCAGCCCCCGGCCTTCCTCCAGGCTCCGCCCGCGCCGCCCGGGGCCC is from Streptomyces venezuelae ATCC 10712 and encodes:
- a CDS encoding PP2C family serine/threonine-protein phosphatase, translated to MSQKPKPSHGLTACPDCAEPLEPGDLFCGACGHDLTAVAVAGVEPDRPTVAIGTPVTWPAAPPRDPGSLSTATQHPGDLPGTDSGGRDLPTLAVRTDGPVPAGADPAGETTAGSGDFELAAPDPRAAVRAAPHPAPDASHPRNPSPTPPPQPNHAPAPAAPAAPAVPPATPSVPAAPPMPPAAPAVPPAAPPVTAAPAVPPVPAAPEAAGAGLCVACRAGRVDTDGYCENCGHAQPRERDHMERELDSVAAVTDRGLRHHRNEDAFAVSATTLPDGSPATVAIVCDGVSSATRPDEASAAAAEAAGASLLAALPRGTHPQQAMHEAIVAAAEAVNSLADEPGQDGAEHDPHRHRNAPACTIVGSVVADGLLVVGWVGDSRAYWVPDDRATPAARLTEDDSWAAQMVAAGLMNEAEAYADERAHAITGWLGADAYELDPHTVAFKPDRSGVVVVCTDGLWNYAEGAEEMARVTPPDAADRPLHSAQVLVGHALDGGGHDNITVALVPFTVAPQGAGSA
- a CDS encoding vWA domain-containing protein; the protein is MANFSKSTVPQFSVDVYQNEFLPEGGRDVSAIVTVTSTGGGTSGRQLSAPADGGAGVVIMVDCSGSMDYPATKMRGAREATAAAVDTLRDGTAFAVVAGTHLAKEVYPGNGGLAIADARTRAEAKESLRRLSAGGGTAIGTWLRLADRLLSSAALTIRHGILLTDGRNEHESPEELRAALDACAGRFTCDARGVGTDWEVKEVTGIASALLGTADIVADPAALAADFTAMMEHAMGKGVADVALRLWTPVGVEIAFVKQVAPTVEDLTGRRTEAGPRAGDYPTGSWGDESRDYHVSVRVPQAAVGQEMLAARVSLIAPDPLGGDPRPLSQGLVRAVWTDDLAMSTSINPQVAHYTGQAELADVIQQGLDARKSGDHDGATAKLGRAVQLAAASGNADTAKLLSKVVDVVDAATGTVRLKAKVAEADEMTLETRSTKTVRVKR
- a CDS encoding FHA domain-containing protein: MPTCPNGHQSVSDDWCEVCGHRMAGAGAPTGAVPPPPPPPPPAYGYPGPDGPGAPAPGGYGGPGGPGGQGAPPAAPGGFGPGGDPNATAQAELCPQCRTPREHMAPFCEECRWNFLTNTATSYTPLAPQNVPSAQRPQGPPPGLNLPPGFQSTPPPAQNQPQGPPQGPPQGPPPGQQPDPFGYQGSRPSQVNRPAEPLGSDPTHHQAPPQRPQGQQPSGPPGQQPPAFLQAPPAPPGAPAQASAPPAPPQPRADDDWVLSPPSQHQPPQQPQHQAPPQHQGPPQHQGPPAPQQQFQGPPQSFQQPQQPQQPLSWTAVIGPDREYFLAMMQRSGPEATGLNLPAYAPDKHLPLQGNQISIGRRRHSTGESPDIDLSVPPEDPGVSHQHAVLVQQPDGSWAVVDQNSTNGTTINGGEEPIQPYVPVQLQEGDRVHVGAWTTITVRRG